The following are from one region of the Pleurodeles waltl isolate 20211129_DDA chromosome 4_1, aPleWal1.hap1.20221129, whole genome shotgun sequence genome:
- the ZMYND12 gene encoding zinc finger MYND domain-containing protein 12, translated as MLSVNPLSNPKGVRLLCELCQAPAFLQCPECRVTFYCSAEHQRSDFDSVHPQLCPLLVPLRAPKPALCSETERQRSAEKSLQIRRHLLEISQQAAERLLGSGKHSQALPAAMHALRFGIALHGLRSLQLVSAYLLLAEASTGLGEFTQAEEYLSQADWTILKSPECSPTLLAKLHRNHGTLLFFSKGNQTEALRHLANDIYYNSCAYGTNDTRTAPGYFYMANIFLRQRKEETADSVFAEVTEIWHAHLSKMLQGRLQNSREAEGPEEECIEEARVAEAVKMLTEIWDVRERVLKQDSDKIARNLHALAMLHFLLSDVPKAYEVAHKALLIAKELPNQDEAEAITVFLKLAESKLPVCK; from the coding sequence ATGCTGAGCGTAAACCCGCTCTCGAATCCCAAGGGGGTGCGTCTGCTTTGCGAGTTGTGCCAGGCCCCGGCCTTCCTGCAGTGCCCAGAATGCCGGGTCACTTTCTACTGCTCGGCCGAGCATCAGCGGAGCGACTTCGATAGCGTCCACCCGCAGCTCTGTCCCCTACTCGTGCCACTACGTGCCCCGAAACCTGCGCTATGCAGCGAAACGGAGCGGCAGCGTAGCGCCGAGAAGAGCTTGCAGATCAGGCGGCATCTGCTGGAGATCAGCCAGCAAGCGGCAGAGCGGCTACTGGGTTCTGGGAAGCACAGCCAGGCTCTGCCTGCCGCTATGCACGCCCTGCGCTTCGGTATTGCGCTCCACGGCCTGCGCTCCCTGCAGCTGGTGTCCGCTTACCTTCTGCTCGCAGAAGCCAGTACCGGGCTGGGCGAATTCACGCAGGCCGAGGAATACCTCTCGCAAGCTGACTGGACCATACTCAAGAGCCCCGAGTGCAGTCCTACACTGCTGGCGAAGTTGCATCGCAATCACGGCACACTACTATTTTTCTCTAAGGGAAACCAGACGGAGGCCCTTCGGCACCTGGCCAACGACATCTATTACAACAGCTGCGCCTATGGCACCAATGACACCCGCACTGCTCCGGGCTACTTCTACATGGCTAACATCTTCCTGCGACAGAGGAAGGAGGAGACTGCTGATTCGGTTTTTGCAGAGGTCACCGAGATCTGGCACGCGCATCTAAGCAAGATGCTCCAGGGCCGATTGCAGAATTCCCGCGAAGCAGAGGGTCCAGAGGAAGAGTGCATCGAGGAGGCGCGTGTAGCTGAAGCAGTGAAGATGCTGACTGAGATCTGGGACGTCAGAGAGCGGGTATTGAAGCAAGACAGTGACAAGATCGCCCGCAACCTCCACGCACTGGCAATGCTTCATTTTCTTCTCAGTGATGTGCCCAAAGCTTATGAAGTGGCCCATAAGGCACTTCTCATCGCCAAAGAGTTGCCAAATCAAGATGAAGCTGAAGCAATTACTGTGTTCTTGAAACTGGCTGAGTCTAAACTTCCGGTCTGCAAATGA